A part of Pristiophorus japonicus isolate sPriJap1 chromosome 15, sPriJap1.hap1, whole genome shotgun sequence genomic DNA contains:
- the LOC139281347 gene encoding transcription factor Spi-C-like, which yields MSTDCGYSPGYAPLPDFSPSLPSDYTIKGFSGDKRKRKVRLFQFLFEMLEDPGMRHCIWWIQPSGGVFQFSSQNKEKLAEIWGRRKGNRKTMTYQKMARALRNYSRTGEITKVKRKLTYQFNQQIVSRLRGVSRRPFNYSLIN from the exons ATGAGCACCGACTGTGGGTACAGCCCCGGTTACGCTCCGTTGCCTGACTTCAGCCCCTCTTTGCCCTCAGACTACACGATCAAAGGCTTCAGCGGTGACAAGA GAAAGAGGAAGGTGAGGCTCTTCCAGTTCCTCTTTGAGATGCTGGAGGACCCGGGGATGAGGCACTGCATCTGGTGGATCCAGCCGTCCGGAGGGGTCTTCCAGTTCTCCTCCCAAAACAAGGAGAAGCTGGCCGAGATCTGGGGCAGGCGGAAAGGCAACAGGAAGACCATGACCTACCAGAAGATGGCGCGGGCGTTGAGGAACTATTCTCGGACCGGCGAGATCACCAAGGTCAAGCGGAAGCTCACCTACCAGTTCAACCAGCAGATCGTCAGCAGGCTACGGGGTGTCAGCAGGAGACCCTTCAATTACTCCCTGATCAACTGA